The proteins below are encoded in one region of Rhododendron vialii isolate Sample 1 chromosome 7a, ASM3025357v1:
- the LOC131334434 gene encoding vacuolar protein sorting-associated protein 51 homolog produces MEIFTKVAHTQESVVTKIVKFCPKSLQEFVCLQNFNRSGFQQIQLDIQFLRTTLKETAEDEAAIDFLLDEVIVACCGTMSGSNSLGTLHLGQAHTSKLAKTSEQSPASS; encoded by the exons atggaaattttcaCAAAAGTTGCACATACACAG GAGTCAGTGGTAACAAAAATCGTAAAATTTTGCCCGAAGAGTTTGCAAGAGTTTGTCTGTCTCCAGAACTTTAACCGTAGTGGATTCCAGCAAATACAGTTGGACATTCAGTTCCTGAGGACTACTTTGAAGGAAACTGCTGAAGACGAAGCTGCCATCGATTTCCTACTCGATGAG GTGATTGTTGCTTGCTGCGGAACGATGTCTGGATCCAATTCCCTTGGAACCCTCCATCTTGGACAAGCTCATACAAGCAAGTTGGCCAAGACCTCTGAACAGAGCCCAGCTTCTTCGTGA
- the LOC131333015 gene encoding uncharacterized protein LOC131333015, with protein sequence MSNGKVVPSYHFIEGKKRERSHGFEFIVRDAHMPKTHKLTCWGINCIPKIKFIEHHFRYDFETHLEQIILLADLFHLISLDLSSSLSLCLAAFVRLYRKDGMSKHLDFNRDKDIARDFRPNFADANGEPKYMKTPVSCYLPQLRALTWSFAAPLMLEWETHPTINGGEARSSVKCSHKYLKVVEMAGYYGGTSDFELAMYFIEIVVALDKVVIDPRCQYSHSIRSPESTKCEELAGRSRAYWQFQGKVPMGVELVLL encoded by the exons ATGTCCAATGGGAAGGTTGTCCCTTCCTATCATTTTAttgagggaaagaaaagagagagatcgCATGGATTTGAGTTCATTGTAAGGGATGCTCATATGCCAAAGACCCATAAGCTGACCTGCTGGGGTATTAACTG TattccaaaaattaaatttattgaACATCATTTTAGATACGATTTTGAAACACATTTGGAACAAATTATCTTGCTCGCCGATCTCTTTCATCTCATCTCCCTCgatctctcttcctccctctctctctgcctcGCCGCGTTTGTGCGTCTGTACAGGAAAGATGGAATGTCGAAACATCTCGACTTCAACAGGGACAAAG ATATAGCGCGAGATTTTCGTCCGAACTTTGCCGACGCCAATGGTGAACCTAAATACATGAAAACTCCG GTTTCCTGCTATCTTCCTCAACTACGAGCTCTTACATGGTCCTTCGCTGCTCCACTCATG TTAGAATGGGAAACTCATCCTACCATTAATGGAGGCGAAGCTAGGAGCTCTGTCAAATGTTCTCATAAATACCTCAAGGTGGTGGAAATGGCTGGATACTATGGTGGTACAAGCGATTTCGAACTTGCCATGTATTTTATTGAGATTGTTGTTGCACTGGACAAAGTTGTTATTGACCCGCGCTGTCAATATTCTCATTCGATACGTTCACCCGAATCTACTAAATGCGAGGAACTTGCTGGAAGAAGTCGCGCTTACTGGCAGTTTCAAGGGAAAGTACCTATGGGAGTTGAACTCGTACTGCTCTGA
- the LOC131334436 gene encoding protein EXPRESSION OF TERPENOIDS 1-like, protein MRQGGGGMNCQDCGNQAKKDCVHFRCRTCCKSRGLPCQTHVKSTWVPAARRRERQQQQQQPPHQHHHQQQLSLMMRGGGGEQNNPTKRMRESTRLPTTLSGFEVANFPPEVSSPATFRCVRVSAMDDANEQYAYQTAVNIGGHVFKGILYDQGPDSRYAGGGESSSGGGQVPLNLIAGATTTTTTATMSATATTGNTLTMIDPSLYSTPLCAFLAGTQFFPPPRP, encoded by the exons ATGAGGCAGGGAGGAGGGGGAATGAACTGTCAAGATTGCGGGAACCAAGCGAAGAAAGACTGCGTGCATTTCCGGTGCAGGACCTGCTGCAAGAGCCGAGGACTACCTTGTCAAACTCACGTGAAGAGCACCTGGGTTCCGGCGGCCAGACGACGGGAGCgacagcaacaacaacaacaaccaccgcatcaacaccaccaccaacaacaaTTGAGCTTGATgatgagaggaggaggaggagagcaGAATAATCCTACTAAAAGGATGAGAGAGAGTACTCGTTTACCCACCACTTTGTCAG ggtttgaagtTGCTAACTTCCCACCGGAAGTGAGTTCCCCGGCGACATTTCGGTGCGTAAGAGTGAGCGCGATGGACGATGCAAACGAGCAGTATGCGTATCAGACGGCCGTAAATATCGGCGGCCACGTTTTTAAGGGAATCCTCTACGACCAAGGCCCTGACAGCCGTTACGCCGGTGGTGGCGAGAGCTCGTCTGGTGGCGGTCAAGTACCCCTTAATCTTATTGCCGGAGCCactacaaccaccaccaccgccactatGTCTGCTACCGCCACAACCGGGAATACGCTCACCATGATTGATCCTTCTTTATACTCTACTCCGCTATGTGCTTTCCTCGCCGGTACGCAATTCTTCCCACCACCAAGACCTTAG